Proteins encoded by one window of Halorussus vallis:
- a CDS encoding TRAM domain-containing protein: MVEISDSLCSLFTAKIKEEDGTFVIEIPPSEIKHGALTGDETYRIALLDSSSEAESTSPQAPRHPASQGSTSHDSSGPPVDEGEVRDVTIETVGDQGDGIAKVERGYVVIVPGAQPGDEPTVEIEQVQENVAFASIVDSDPRAL; the protein is encoded by the coding sequence ATGGTAGAAATCTCAGACTCCCTGTGTTCGCTTTTCACTGCGAAAATTAAGGAGGAGGATGGCACTTTCGTAATCGAGATTCCTCCGAGTGAGATCAAGCACGGGGCGCTGACCGGTGATGAAACGTACCGCATCGCTCTCCTTGATTCCTCCTCCGAAGCTGAATCAACATCTCCGCAGGCCCCACGGCATCCCGCCTCTCAGGGGAGCACGAGCCACGATTCATCTGGTCCTCCTGTTGATGAGGGAGAAGTGCGCGACGTGACAATCGAAACCGTCGGTGATCAAGGAGACGGTATTGCGAAAGTCGAACGGGGGTACGTCGTGATCGTTCCCGGCGCTCAACCCGGCGACGAGCCAACAGTCGAAATCGAACAAGTTCAGGAGAACGTCGCGTTTGCGAGCATCGTCGATAGCGATCCGCGAGCACTCTAA
- a CDS encoding site-specific integrase, translated as MVATRERALSEREFELLLEGAGRIDDTQQRLETRAAILLGGRLGLRPGETTHLSKSWVDLERQMIQIPTQENCTKGRDGGICGYCRQAVKQRLDHNPNTDFQSFAERYWLPKTEAASRTVPYHFSYRVRVAVELLLDEHSGWPYSFSTLQRRLETALKLSPELSNDATSLHGLRATAASYHAGRGLDLPALRAMFGWEDITTARQYLNVDGAMTRRALDSIHQ; from the coding sequence ATGGTAGCAACACGAGAGAGGGCCCTTAGCGAACGCGAGTTCGAACTACTGTTAGAAGGTGCTGGGCGAATAGATGATACACAACAGAGACTCGAAACACGAGCGGCCATTCTCCTTGGAGGCCGTCTTGGACTTAGACCAGGAGAAACAACGCACTTGTCGAAATCGTGGGTTGACCTAGAGCGGCAGATGATCCAGATTCCCACACAGGAAAACTGTACGAAGGGACGGGATGGTGGCATCTGTGGATACTGCCGGCAGGCGGTGAAACAACGGCTAGATCACAATCCCAATACGGATTTTCAGAGCTTTGCTGAGCGTTATTGGCTCCCGAAAACAGAAGCCGCATCTCGAACAGTTCCGTACCACTTTTCGTATCGGGTTCGAGTCGCGGTTGAATTGTTACTCGACGAACATAGTGGCTGGCCGTATTCGTTCTCGACCTTACAGCGACGTCTAGAAACGGCCCTGAAATTGTCCCCAGAATTGTCTAACGACGCAACCTCATTACATGGATTACGTGCCACAGCAGCGTCGTACCATGCAGGAAGAGGCTTGGATCTTCCCGCACTCCGAGCAATGTTCGGGTGGGAGGACATCACGACCGCACGTCAATATCTAAATGTCGATGGAGCTATGACCCGACGAGCGCTGGACAGTATTCATCAGTAA
- a CDS encoding nucleotidyltransferase domain-containing protein — protein MSFNNRSDALIELLEELTKEGHEYVLVGGYAVSAFNARFSTDLDIVVAPDSKADFVEFLEQQGFEETDSHAKKWFYDTEVIEYEKRLTPQQPIGFDLLVNGLGCRQTEAQWSFDYLYDHSHQQEVSGGTVTITARVIDGAVLVAAKLHSGRETDLRDVLAVAQEIDLDAVTPHLRRGDEDALREQLERGLEIIESDELKHGYRSDFGASAVSEETVTALQEYLSAQINHLS, from the coding sequence ATGAGCTTCAACAACCGAAGTGACGCGCTCATCGAACTGCTCGAAGAGCTCACCAAAGAGGGCCACGAGTACGTTCTTGTTGGCGGCTACGCTGTCTCAGCGTTCAATGCTCGCTTCTCCACGGACCTCGATATCGTCGTCGCGCCGGATTCCAAAGCTGACTTCGTCGAGTTCCTTGAACAGCAGGGATTCGAGGAAACGGACAGTCACGCCAAGAAATGGTTCTACGACACCGAAGTAATCGAGTACGAGAAGCGGCTCACGCCGCAGCAGCCGATCGGCTTCGATCTCCTGGTAAACGGACTCGGGTGTCGCCAGACGGAGGCACAGTGGTCGTTCGACTACCTGTACGACCACAGCCACCAACAGGAGGTGAGCGGAGGTACAGTGACGATCACAGCCAGAGTCATCGATGGGGCAGTCCTCGTCGCGGCAAAGCTCCATAGCGGCCGTGAAACAGACCTCCGGGACGTCCTGGCAGTAGCACAAGAAATCGATCTCGACGCTGTCACGCCTCACCTTCGGCGAGGGGACGAAGATGCGCTACGGGAGCAGCTTGAGCGTGGACTGGAGATCATAGAGAGCGATGAACTCAAGCACGGGTATCGGAGTGACTTCGGGGCCTCAGCAGTCTCAGAAGAAACGGTCACCGCTCTCCAAGAGTATCTGTCTGCACAGATTAACCACCTGAGCTGA